GGACCTGCCCGCGCACCCGGTGCTTGCGCCCGGAGCGCAGGGTGTCGGCGAGCGGGGACTCCTCGTACGGGAACGGCTCGCCGTCGGCGCGGGAGTGGAGGACGAGTGCGTGCAGCTCCTGTCCGCCCATGTCGCTGGCGCGGAACCCGAGGATCTGCGCGGCGGCCGGGTTGACGAGCACGATCCGTCCGTCGGTGTCGGTGCCGACGACGCCCTCGGCGGCGGCGCGCAGGATCATCTCGGTCTGGCGCTGCGAACGCGCGAGCTCGGCCTCGGTGTCGACGGTCCCCGACAAGTCGCGCACGACGAGCATCAGCAGCTCGGCCTCGCCGCCGTAGGACCCGTACGAGCTGTTGCCGTAGCCGTCGACGGCGTCGCGGCCGTCGGCGAGGTTGGCGCTCGTGACCTCGACGGGGAACTCGCTGCCGTCGGTGCGGCGGGCCATCATCCGGGTCGGCTTGGTGCGCCCGCGCTCGTCCGTGGTGTCGGGCCTGCGCATCGATCCGGGGATGAGCCGCGAGTCGAACTCGGGCAGCAGATCGAGCAGTCCGCGCCCCACGAGGGCGGTGCCCGGGGCTTCGAAGGCTTCCAGGGCGATGGTGTTCGCGTTGACGACAGTCCCGTTGGCGTTGACCAGCACCAGCGCGTCCGGGAGCGCGTCGAGTATGGCTGCGAGGCGAGCAGCGCCTCGGGATGGCCTGCTGCTCACGACGACGCTTCCTCCCTGATTACCGCACCTTGCCGACCGCGCGAGCCATCTTCCTACGTGGCTCGCGGCATGTCACGGGAGGGAGTCTACGGGCAGAGGTTGTGCTCGCGGCGCCGGATGAGAGGGAGGTCGCACGCGGAAGATGTGCCCTTGGAATGAAGATGCGTGAGGGCGAGGCCCTCCCCGGCCGTGCGACGGCGGGTCATGCATGGGCATATGCCTGGTCACAGGGTGTCCGGCGCCGCGCCGCACCTTGGCACGCTCCCCACACAATGGACCGCGCTCGTTCACGGACCGGTCGCGGGCAGTACGGGAATGAGCCCCTGCCACCGCGAGATCTCACAGCCGTCGGTCCTCTTGTACGTCGCGTCGACGGGCCGGCCGTGCCACGTTCCGGTGACGCGGGCGGTCGCGGGGCCTCCGTACTGCATCGTGCACTGGGAGTCCGGCGAGCTCGGCGCGAACGGGTCGCGGCCGTTCGCGGACAGCTCGTCGAGCCGCGCGCACGCGTTCGCGGGTTCCGGATGGGTGCCGCCCGAGGGCCCGCACTCCAGCTCGTACGTCCCGTCCCTTCCGTCACCCGTGCCGGTGACGGCGACCCGTAGCTGGTCCTCGACGGCGGGCTTGGCGAACAACTGAGGCAGGTGGAGCGGACCCGTGTCGGCGTGGGCGGCGGGGACCGCGGAGAGTGCGGCGGCGGAGGCGGCGGCGGTGAGTGCGATGCGGCGCAGCAACATGTGGGCTCCACGAATGAGTGAGAAGAGAAGACTGTGGAACCGCACCGTCCCGAGCGGCTCCACCGCGTCTAACGCCGGGCGGCCCGCGATGTTGCGGTGGGCCCCGGGACACGAGGGCGAACAGAAGGGCTTTGCTCTCCGGCCTGGACGCCTAGTACCGTGGGGGCCAATTGGTGACACGGCGCGATGCTGTGTCATCATCTGGACGCACCACTCGCGCTCGCGCGGGGGGTCGTGCTGGAGGCGTCGCCTAGTCCGGTCTATGGCGCCGCACTGCTAATGCGGTTTGGGCCTTAAAGCCCATCGAGGGTTCAAATCCCTCCGCCTCCGCTCCAAGATCCGAAGCCCCGGTCCTGATGGACCGGGGCTTCGGCGTTTCGGACCCGCGAGACGGTGTTTGCCCAGCTCGCAAGGGGTGCGGCAAACGGATTTCACATGACGGCGGCAGTCATGTAATGTTCTTCCTGTCGCCGGGAACGGGCCGAAGGGGCCGGGACCGAGACAAAAACAGAACAAGCACTCGTAGCTTAACGGATAGAGCATCTGACTACGGATCAGAAGGTTGCAGGTTCGAATCCTGCCGAGTGCACACAGGTGAGAGGCCCCCGGAGAGATCCGGGGGCCTCTTGCGTTATGCCCGTACGGCGGCGAAGTCGTACACGGCCCATTCGGTCAGAGGGACGTATCCGATTCGCTGGTAGAGGGCGTTGCTGGTGGCGTTGGCCGGGTTTGCGTACAGGGCGACCTCCTTGGCGCCTGCGGCCAGGGCGGCTCGGGTCACCTCGACCGTCACAGCGCCTGCGTAGCCGCGACCGCGCAGGTGAGCCGGGGTGTAGACGGGGTCCACCCGGACCATGCCGCCGACCAGCGAGGTCATGCCCGCCATGGAGACCGGGGTGCCGTCAGGGGTCTCCCAGAACGTGTAGTGCTTGTCGCCGAAGCGGGTGTCGGCCCAGGTGTCGGCGTCGATGGTGACGTCTTCCCCGACGTCGGCGGCGAACTCGCGGTGCCAGCGGAAGAGTTGCTCGCGGTCCTGCTCGCCCACGCGTCGGCCCCGGCCCGCCGGGACCGGCTCCGGTGGGGTGAGCGTGCCGAGGCGGTACAGACGGATCCGCGTGCTGAGTGTCGGCGTCGCGCCTGTGTGCCGCTGCCAGGCCTCGGCGAAAGCGGTGGAGGTGTCGTGGGCCGCGCTCACGATGGGGAGTACGTGGCCGAGGCCGGCCAGGAGCTCGGCGAGGGCTTCGGCGTCCTCGGGGGCGAGAGGGGTGAGGCTCAGGGGGCCGTGCTGGGTGAAGCGGTAGAAGACGGCACGGACCTCGCCCGCCCGCTCCAAGGTGCCGAAGACGGGGGCATGCGCACGGTATGCCTCTGTGCCGAGTGCCCGCAGTTTCTCGGTCGACGTCAGCGGCGTGGTGTGCAGGGCGGGGCGTGAGCGCAGGAAGTCTCCGGCCCGGGCGAGAAAGTCGTCGATGTCTTCGGTGAGGTGCCAGTCGTACGGTCGCATGCCTCATGGTTTCCGATGTGCTCCCGCTCCGGCTAGAACGTCAGGAGCCAGACGGTGATCCCGATCGGTATGAGTGCGCAGGTCAGGCCGGCGGTCAGGAGTACGGCGGCCAGGGCCCGGCGCTGCCACGGTCCCCACCCCTGATCACGTCCCCGAACAGCAGGAACGCACCGCAGCCCCTGGCGATGTCAGTGCCCGGGAGTAGCGTCCTGAGCATGACGTGGTGGTGCACCGGGGTGCGGTGGCGGGTCGGGGGCGGGCCGGCGCTGGGGTGGTACGGGGAGGGGAAGGGGGAGCGCGAGAGTCCCCTCGCCTTCGGGGACGTGCTGGCTTTCCGGGCCGTGGGCGGGCGCAGATGTCTCGGGGTGTGGCGGGGCGGCCGGCGTACGCCGTGTCCGGCGGCGGCGGTGCTGCCCGGGCGGGGGACGCGCGCGCAGTGTGCCGAGTGCGCCGGGATCGACCGGGCGCGCTCCGTTGCCGCGGACACCATGGCGGACGACCCGAGACCCTACCACGTGTATCTGGCCTGGTTCGGGAGCGGGATGGTGAAGGTGGGGATCACCGGGGTCGGGCGGGGGTCCGCCCGGCTGCTCGAACAAGGGGCCGTCGCGTTCACGTGGTTGGGGCGCGGGCCGCTGATGGCGGCGCGGCGGGCGGAGGAACTGCTGCGCAGCGCGCTCGGCGTTCCGGACCGGATTCCGTACGCGCAGAAGCGGGCCGTACGGGCGGCGCTGCCCCCGGCCGGTGAGCGGGCGGGGGAGCTGGCCAGGGCGCATGCCACGGCCGTCGCGCTCGCGGGGTGGCCCGAGTCGCTGGAGCGGCTGCCGTGCGAGGTGGTCGATCACGCGGAGGTCTTCGGGATCGAGGACGGAGTGGACGGTGCGGCAGGCGGTGGGCGGCTCGGGGGCGTGGGGAGCGTCGTGAGCGAGTTGGTCGAGGGCGGGGTGGTCGTGGGGACGCTGGTCGCCGCCGCGGGGCCGGATCTGCATCTCGTGGAGCGAATGGGGTCTCCCCTGCTCGAGCGAAGCCGAGAGCTTGGGGAAGGGCGGCGGCTCGTGGTCGACACCCGGCTGCTCGGCGGGTGGCGGCTCGAGGCGTTGGGGAAGTCGGAGCGGGAGGCGGCGGACGTGGTGACCTCCGTGCCGGTGAAACCGGTGAAAGAGGTGTCCGCGCTGCAGGGCGGGTTGTTCTAGGACTGTTCTGAGGCTGTTCCAGGAGGAGGCGCGAGGGGGCGCCGGGTTTTGCCGACCGGATGGTCAAGTCTCGCTTCCCGTAGGGCAATGGGGGTGGACACCGTCCGTCGCCGCACCGCATCGTGAGGACATGAGTGATCACGGAGTAGCACCTGTCGGGCCGGAGGGCAGTTCCGGTCCCGCCTGTACCGTCCGGCCCGTGCCCGTCTTCGAACCGCCTTACTACGCCGCCGTGTTCACCTCGGTGCGCACGCCCGGAGACAACGGGTACGGGGCGACCGCCGAGCGGATGTCGGAATTGGTCAGGGAGATACCGGGGTTCCTGGGGGAGGATTCCGCGGTCTCGGAAGGCGGGCTGCGGATCACCGTCGCCTACTTCCGGCACGAGGAAGGGCTCAAGGAGTGGGCCGGGAACGGGGAGCACCGGGAGGCCCAGCGGCGCGGGCGCGCCGAGTGGTACGAGAGCTACTCCCTCCATGTCGCCAAGGTCGAGCGGAGCCACGGATTTGAGCGCGGAGAGTAACGCGGAGCACGGCGCGGAGAGCAGCGCGGCGAACGGCGCGGAGGGCGGTGCGGACACCAGCACGGCCGGCGTCGGCGAGGCTGATCGGGTCGCCCGGTTCCGGGAGCGGCACGGCCTGGCCGGACTCGTCGACGTGCACACGCACTTCATGCCCGAGCGGGTCCTGAAGAAGGTGTGGGAGTACTTCGACGCGGCGGGGCCGCTGACCGGGATGGCCTGGCCCATCGCGTACCGGGAGGAAGAGGCGCAACGGCTCGCGCGGCTGCGGGAGTTCGAGGTCGAGGCCTTCACCTCCATGCTCTATCCGCACAAGGCGGGCATGGCCGAGTGGCTCAACGGATGGGCGGTCGACTTCGCGCGCCGGACGCCCGGCTGTCTGCACACGTCGACGTTCTTCCCCGAGCCGGGCGCCGACCGGTACGTGCGCGAGGCCATTGAGGCGGGCACGCGCGTCTTCAAGGCGCATGTGCAGGTCGGGGCGTACGACCCGAATGACGAACTGCTCGACCCCGTGTGGGGGATGCTCGCCGAGGCCGGTATCCCCGTGGTCATGCACTGCGGCTCCGGGCCCGCCCCCGGCAAGCACACCGGGCCCGAGCCCGTCGCCCGGCTGCTCGCCCGGCATCCGCGGCTGCCGGTGATCGTGGCCCACATGGGGATGCCCGAGTACACGGACTTCCTCGACCTGGCCGAGCGGTACGGGGAGGTGCGCCTCGACACGACGATGGCGTTCACCGACTTCAGTGAGCGTTTTTCCCCGTTCCCGCGCGCAGAGCTCGCCCGGCTCGCCGATCTCGGGGACCGGATCCTGCTGGGCACCGACTTCCCCAACATTCCGTACCCCTATGTCCACCAGCTGGAGGCCCTGGAGCGGCTCGGTCTCGGGGAGGAGTGGCTGCGGGCCGTGTGCCACGGGAACGGGGCACGGCTGTTCGGCCTTGACCCCTTGGTGTAACTCCTTGGACTGACGCTCCTGAGAGACCGCTGTGCGTTTCTCAGGGAATTCACAGGTTGTCGAAAGCCGGTTCTCAGAGCGGGCGCGCAGGGTGTGCAACATGACCGCGACCTCGCCCCAGGGGCGTACCGAACTGCTGAGGCCGGACGGGACCCCCGTCCGGGTCCTCGTCGTGGACGACGAACAGGCGATCACCGAGCTGCTCTCCATGGCCCTGCGTTACGAGGGCTGGCAGATCCGCAGTGCCGGGGACGGGATGGGCGCGGTGCAGACCGCGCGCGAGTTCCGGCCCGACGCCATCGTGCTCGACATGATGCTGCCCGACATGGACGGCCTGTCCGTGCTCGGCCGGCTGCGGCGCGAGCACCAGGACGTGCCGGTGCTGTTCCTGACCGCGAAGGACGCCGTCGAGGACCGGATCGCCGGGCTCACGGCCGGCGGCGACGACTATGTGACCAAGCCGTTCAGCCTGGAGGAGGTCGTCGCCCGGCTGCGCGGCCTCATCCGCCGCTCGGGCGCCGCCGACCGGCGCAGCGAGTCCGTGCTCGTCGTGGGTGACCTGACGCTCGACGAGGACAGCCACGAGGTGTCGCGCGGCGGGGACGGCATCCATCTGACCGCCACCGAGTTCGAGCTGCTCCGCTATCTGATGCGCAACCCGCGCCGGGTCCTCAGCAAGGCGCAGATACTGGACCGCGTCTGGAGCTACGACTTCGGCGGCCAGGCCAACGTCGTGGAGCTGTACATCTCGTACCTGCGCCGGAAGATCGACGCCGGGCGCGAGCCGATGATCCACACGCGGCGCGGCGCCGGATATCTCATCAAGCCCGCAGTGCCTGTCGCGTCATGAGCGGACGGCGGCAGCCGCGCAGCCTGCGCAAGCGGCTCGTCATCACGGCTGTCGCGCTGATCGCCCTGGTGTGCGCGGTCATCGGAACGGTGACCACCATCTCGCTGCACACCTATCTGTACGGCCAGCTCGACAAGCAGGTGCGCGGCGCGGTCGTCCAGTCCACCGGCGGACCCGGTCCGGAGCGGCAGGCGCAGAACCTGAACTTTCTCGCCGGCCCGAGCAGGCCGGGCACCATCGGCGCCCTCGTCGAGTCCGACGGAAGCGTCACCGAGGCCGCGCAGAGCGTCGCCGACCGGGACAACCCGGTCGTTCCGCTGACGCACGCGCAGATCACCGCGCTGGAGAGCGTGCCGCAGGACGGGGGGACGCACAGCGTCAGCGTGCCCGGACTCGGCGACTACCGGATCTCCTCGAAGCCGGGCGGCAACACCATGGTCGGCCTGCCCGAGACCGAGGTGCAGGACACCCTCAGCACCCTCATCGTCGTCGAGGTCAGCGTCACCGCGGCCGGTCTCGTCGCCGCGTCCCTCGCCGGCGCCGCCATGGTCGGCGTAGCCCTGCGGCCCCTGCGCCGCGTCGCGTCCACCGCGACCCGCGTCTCCGAACTCCCCCTGCACAGCGGCGAAGTGGCCCTCCACGAACGGGTCCCCGACACCGAGGCCGACCCGCGCACCGAGGTCGGCCAGGTCGGCGCCGCCCTCAACCGCATGCTCGACCATGTGAACGGAGCGCTGGAGGCGCGCCAGCAGAGCGAGACGCGCGTCCGCCAGTTCGTCGCGGACGCCAGCCATGAGCTGCGTACCCCCCTCGCCTCGATCCGCGGATACGCCGAACTCACCCGGCGCGGCCGCGAGGAGACCGGGCCCGACACCCGGCACGCGCTGGGGCGTATCGAGTCCGAGGCCCACCGCATGACCGGACTCGTCGAGGATCTGCTGCTGCTCGCGCGGCTCGACTCCGGCCGCCCCCTGTCGTACGAGGCGACCGACCTGTCACCGCTGGTCGTGGACGCGCTGAGCGATGCCCGCGCGGCGGGCCAGGACCACGCGTGGCGGCTCGAACTGCCCGACGACCCCGCCCTCGTGCTCGCCGACGGGCAGCGCATCCATCAGGTGCTCGTGAACCTCCTGGCCAACGCCCGTACGCACACGCCGCCGGGCACCACCGTGACCGCGCGCGTGCACCGGCACGGGCCGTGGGTCTGCCTGGACGTGCAGGACAACGGACCGGGCATCCCGCCCGAGCTGCTCCCGCACGTCTTCGAGCGGTTCGCGCGCGGCGACACCTCACGCTCCCGGGCCCACGGCTCGACCGGTCTCGGCCTCGCCATCGTGCAGGCCGTCGCGGCCGCGCACGGCGGCGCGGTGACCGTCGACAGCGTGCCCGGCCGGACCGTTTTCACCGTCCATCTGCCGGCCTGTGGCGAACCCGTCACGCACTCACAGGCGGGCCACAGTCTCACCACACCGGCCTGACAGGGCAGTTGGCGAATGTCGGTGTCATGCGAACCGATTCTTCTCCGGGCACCGACCCCTCCCTGGGGGTGCTGCCGGCACGGGAGCACCTCCCGGCCGGCGTGGGCGATGCACCGGTTCTGGACGTAGTGATCCCGGTCTACAACGAGGAGCGGGACCTCGGTCCCTGCGTGCGCAGGCTGCACCGGCACCTCGTCGGGACCTTCCCCTACCGCTTCCGCATCACGATCGCGGACAACGCGTCCACCGACGCGACCCCGGACGTCGCCGCCTCCCTAGCGGCCGCGCTCCCCGAGGTCCGGCACGCCCGCCTGGAGCAGAAGGGCCGCGGGCGCGCCCTGCGCACCGTCTGGTCCGCGTCCGACGCGCCCGTCCTCGCCTACATGGACGTCGACCTGTCCACCGACCTCAACGCGCTGCTCCCGCTGGTCGCGCCGCTCATCTCGGGCCACTCGGACCTGGCGATCGGCTCGCGCCTCGCGCGCAGTTCACGTGTCGTGCGCGGGCCGAAGCGCGAGTTCATCTCGCGTGCCTACAACCTGATCCTGCGCGGCTCCCTCCAGGCCCGCTTCTCCGACGCCCAGTGCGGCTTCAAGGCGATCCGGCGCGATGTGGCGCGGGTCCTGCTGCCGCTCGTCGAGGACACCGGCTGGTTCTTCGACACCGAGATGCTCGTCCTCGCCGAGCGGGCCGGGCTGCGCATCCACGAGGTGCCGGTCGACTGGGTCGACGACCCGGACTCGACGGTGCACATCGTGAAGACGGCCACGGACGACCTCAAGGGCGTGTGGCGCGTGGGCCGGGCGCTCGCGGTCGGCGCGCTCCCCCTGGACCGGCTCGCCCGCCCCTTCGGCGACGACCCGCGCGACCGCCAGGTCCAGGGCGTGCCCCGGGGACTGGCCCGCCAACTGGTCGGCTTCTGCGTCGTGGGCGCCCTGTCGACCCTCGTCTATCTGCTCCTCTACTCCGGATTCCGTACGTTCACGGGGTCGCAGGTCGCCAACGCGCTGGCCCTGCTCGTCTCGGCCGTCGCCAACACGGCCGCCAACCGGCGCCTCACCTTCGGCGTCCGCGGCCGCGACCGGGCCGTCCGCCACCAGGCGCAGGGCCTCGTCGTGTTCGCGATCGGGCTCGCCCTGACCAGCGGCTCGCTCGCCGCGCTCGGCGCCGCCTCCGCGGACCCGGCGCACTCCACGGAACTCGCGGTGCTCGTCGCCGCCAACCTCGCGGCGACGGTGCTGCGCTTCCTGCTCTTCCGGGCCTGGGTGTTCCCCGAGCCGCCCGCCGCTGCGTCGCTGCCCGTACCCGGTGCGCCGGACGCCTCCCGACCTACGTACGACCACGAACTGAGGACCGGACGATGACCCTGCCCCACCTCCCCGCCGACGCACCCGCGCTGCCACCGCCCACGGCCGCACCGGCCGTTCAGGGCCAGGGACACGGCCGCCCCAAGCAGCCCCCGCTCACCCGGGTCTGGCGCGGCCGGGACGACGACCCGCGCTGGGCGCGCCCCGCGTTCCTCGGTCTGCTGCTCGTCGTGGCGCTCGCCTACCTGTGGAACCTGAGCGCCTCCGGCTACGCCAACTCGTTCTACTCCGCGGCCGTGCAGGCCGGGAGCCAGAGCTGGAAGGCGATGTTCTTCGGCTCGCTCGACTCGGCCAATGCCATCACCGTCGACAAGCCCCCGGCGTCGCTGTGGCCGATGGCGCTCTCGGTGCGGATCTTCGGCCTCAGCTCCTGGGCGATCCTCGTCCCGCAGGTCCTGATGGGCGTGGCGACGGCGGGCGTCCTGTACGCGGCCGTGCGTCGCCGGTTCAGCGCGGCGGCCGGGCTGCTCACCGTGGTGGCGTTCGCGCTGACGCCCGTCGCCGCCCTGATGTTCCGCTTCAACAACCCGGACGCCCTGCTGGCGCTCCTGATGACCGTCACGGTCTACTGCGTCCTGCGCGGCATGGAGAACGGCCGGACGAAGTGGCTGGTGTGGGCGGGCGTCGCCGTCGGCCTCGCGTTCCTCGCGAAGACCCTCCAGGCGTTCCTGATCCTGCCGCCGCTGGCCGTCCTGTACGCGGTGTTCGCGCCGGGCAGGCCGCTCAAGCGGATCGGACAGCTGCTGCTGTCCGGACTCGCGATGGTCGTCGCGGGCGGCTGGTGGGTCGCGGTCGTGGAGCTGTGGCCCGCGTCCTCGCGCCCGTACATCGGCGGCTCCCAGAACAACTCGTTCCTTGAACTGACCTTCGGCTACAACGGGCTCGGCCGGATCAACGGCCAGGAGACCGGCAGCGTCGGCGGCGGTGGCGGAATGGGCGGCGGCGGCAGCCAGTGGGGCGAGACCGGCATCGACCGGATGTTCAACTCCGAGATCGGCAGCCAGATCTCCTGGCTCCTGCCGGCCGCGCTGTTGCTGCTCATCGCCGGTGTCGTCGTCACATGGAAGGCACGGCGGACCGACACGGCACGCGCCGCGTTCCTCGCGTGGGGCGGCTCGCTGGTGATGACCATGGTCGTCTTCAGCTTCATGGCCGGGATCTTCCACCAGTACTACACGGTGGCCCTCGCCCCCTACGCGGCCGCGCTCGTCGGCATGGGCGCGACCGTGCTGTGGGAAGAGCGGGCCAGGTTCACGGCGTCCGCGGCGCTCGGCATCACGGTGGCGGTGACGGCCGTGTGGTCGTACGTCCTGCTGAACCGGACGCCCGACTATCTGCCGTGGCTGCGCTGGGTGATCCTCGTCGGCGGCGTCGCCGCGGGCCTCGGCCTGGCCGTCGCGGGCCGGCTGAACCGGCAACTGGCGCTCGGCGCCGCCGGTGTGGGTCTCGTGGCCGCACTGGCCGGGCCGACCGCGTACACCATCAGCACGCTCGACACCGGGCACAGCGGGTCGATCGTGACGGCCGGTCCCGCCGGGGCGAGCATGATGGGCGGCCGGGGCGGGGGCCCCGGTGGCGGTGACGGCGGGATGCGCGGCGGCGGGATGCAGCCGCCTGGCCAGGGGCAGCAGAACGGCCAGGGCCAGCAGGCCGGCGGCGGGCAGGGCCAGCAGGGTGGCGGCATGGGCCAGCCCCCGGCCGGCGGCATGCCCGGCCAGGGCCAGAACCAGGGCCAGGGCACCGGAAACGGCAAGCAGCAGGGAACAGGCACCGGCACCCTCCCCGGCGGCGCCCGCACGGGCGAGCGCGGTGGCATGGGAGGCGGCGGTGGCATGGGCGGCCTCCTCAACGGCGCCCAGGTCAGCGCCAAGGCCAAGGCCCTCGTCGAGAAGAACGCGGACGACTACACCTGGGCCGCCGCGGCCATCGGCTCGCAGAACGCGGCGAGCTACCAGCTCTCCACCGGGAAGCCCGTCATGGCGATCGGCGGCTTCAACGGCAGTGACCCGTCCCCGACGCTCGCCCAGTTCAAGAGCTACGTCGAGGACGGGAAGATCCACTACTTCATCGGTGGCGGCATGGGCGGGATGGGCGGCGGCAGCGGCTCCGCCTCGAAGATCCAGTCCTGGGTCGAGAAGAACTACACGAAGGTCACCGTGGGCAGCTCGACCTTCTACGACCTGACGAAGCCCAAGAGCTAACGGCTCTTGCGCGTCAGCGCCAGATCGGCGACAACCGGGCGGTGGTCCGAGGCGAGAGTCTCGGCCACCGCCGCGTCGCGTACCCGGACCCCCTCGCCCACGGCGATGTAGTCGATCCGCTTGACCGGATCCGCCGCCGGGAAGGTGTTCGCCCCCGGGTCGGCGGGCATCAGTTCCTTCCACAGCGGTGCGAGTTCGGGCGCGTCCGGCGCCGCGTTGAAGTCGCCGAGCAGGATCTGGCGGTCCCTGGGCGACGTACGTTCCGCGGCCATGATCCTGCGCGTGTCGGCGACCTGTGCGGCCCGTACCGAGGGGTCGGACCGGTAGTCGAGGTGCGTCACGAACACCTGGACCGGCACCCCGCGCACCTTCAGCTCGACCTCCCCGAAGCCGGGCGCGGGCGCAGGGACCGGGTTCGGGTCCTGCGTCGACAGGCGGGTGATCTCGTGGTTGACGGCGCCGCGGACCGGATACCGGGACAGGACCGCGACCCCGTACTCGCGGCGCGGCCCTCCCTCCTCGACCGGGTCGAGGCTGTAGATCGGCGCGAACGACACATGCATCCCGAGCCGGTCCGCCAACTCCTCGGCCAGATCCCGGTTCTGGCTGCGGGCGTCCCAGTGGACGTCGACCTCCTGGAGCCCGATCACATCGGCGTGGAGCGCGCGCAGCGCCGCCTCCTGCCGGTC
The DNA window shown above is from Streptomyces sp. NBC_01445 and carries:
- a CDS encoding DUF2797 domain-containing protein; the protein is MTWWCTGVRWRVGGGPALGWYGEGKGERESPLAFGDVLAFRAVGGRRCLGVWRGGRRTPCPAAAVLPGRGTRAQCAECAGIDRARSVAADTMADDPRPYHVYLAWFGSGMVKVGITGVGRGSARLLEQGAVAFTWLGRGPLMAARRAEELLRSALGVPDRIPYAQKRAVRAALPPAGERAGELARAHATAVALAGWPESLERLPCEVVDHAEVFGIEDGVDGAAGGGRLGGVGSVVSELVEGGVVVGTLVAAAGPDLHLVERMGSPLLERSRELGEGRRLVVDTRLLGGWRLEALGKSEREAADVVTSVPVKPVKEVSALQGGLF
- a CDS encoding amidohydrolase family protein codes for the protein MSAESNAEHGAESSAANGAEGGADTSTAGVGEADRVARFRERHGLAGLVDVHTHFMPERVLKKVWEYFDAAGPLTGMAWPIAYREEEAQRLARLREFEVEAFTSMLYPHKAGMAEWLNGWAVDFARRTPGCLHTSTFFPEPGADRYVREAIEAGTRVFKAHVQVGAYDPNDELLDPVWGMLAEAGIPVVMHCGSGPAPGKHTGPEPVARLLARHPRLPVIVAHMGMPEYTDFLDLAERYGEVRLDTTMAFTDFSERFSPFPRAELARLADLGDRILLGTDFPNIPYPYVHQLEALERLGLGEEWLRAVCHGNGARLFGLDPLV
- a CDS encoding response regulator transcription factor gives rise to the protein MTATSPQGRTELLRPDGTPVRVLVVDDEQAITELLSMALRYEGWQIRSAGDGMGAVQTAREFRPDAIVLDMMLPDMDGLSVLGRLRREHQDVPVLFLTAKDAVEDRIAGLTAGGDDYVTKPFSLEEVVARLRGLIRRSGAADRRSESVLVVGDLTLDEDSHEVSRGGDGIHLTATEFELLRYLMRNPRRVLSKAQILDRVWSYDFGGQANVVELYISYLRRKIDAGREPMIHTRRGAGYLIKPAVPVAS
- a CDS encoding ArnT family glycosyltransferase; its protein translation is MTLPHLPADAPALPPPTAAPAVQGQGHGRPKQPPLTRVWRGRDDDPRWARPAFLGLLLVVALAYLWNLSASGYANSFYSAAVQAGSQSWKAMFFGSLDSANAITVDKPPASLWPMALSVRIFGLSSWAILVPQVLMGVATAGVLYAAVRRRFSAAAGLLTVVAFALTPVAALMFRFNNPDALLALLMTVTVYCVLRGMENGRTKWLVWAGVAVGLAFLAKTLQAFLILPPLAVLYAVFAPGRPLKRIGQLLLSGLAMVVAGGWWVAVVELWPASSRPYIGGSQNNSFLELTFGYNGLGRINGQETGSVGGGGGMGGGGSQWGETGIDRMFNSEIGSQISWLLPAALLLLIAGVVVTWKARRTDTARAAFLAWGGSLVMTMVVFSFMAGIFHQYYTVALAPYAAALVGMGATVLWEERARFTASAALGITVAVTAVWSYVLLNRTPDYLPWLRWVILVGGVAAGLGLAVAGRLNRQLALGAAGVGLVAALAGPTAYTISTLDTGHSGSIVTAGPAGASMMGGRGGGPGGGDGGMRGGGMQPPGQGQQNGQGQQAGGGQGQQGGGMGQPPAGGMPGQGQNQGQGTGNGKQQGTGTGTLPGGARTGERGGMGGGGGMGGLLNGAQVSAKAKALVEKNADDYTWAAAAIGSQNAASYQLSTGKPVMAIGGFNGSDPSPTLAQFKSYVEDGKIHYFIGGGMGGMGGGSGSASKIQSWVEKNYTKVTVGSSTFYDLTKPKS
- a CDS encoding GNAT family N-acetyltransferase codes for the protein MRPYDWHLTEDIDDFLARAGDFLRSRPALHTTPLTSTEKLRALGTEAYRAHAPVFGTLERAGEVRAVFYRFTQHGPLSLTPLAPEDAEALAELLAGLGHVLPIVSAAHDTSTAFAEAWQRHTGATPTLSTRIRLYRLGTLTPPEPVPAGRGRRVGEQDREQLFRWHREFAADVGEDVTIDADTWADTRFGDKHYTFWETPDGTPVSMAGMTSLVGGMVRVDPVYTPAHLRGRGYAGAVTVEVTRAALAAGAKEVALYANPANATSNALYQRIGYVPLTEWAVYDFAAVRA
- a CDS encoding bifunctional glycosyltransferase family 2/GtrA family protein produces the protein MRTDSSPGTDPSLGVLPAREHLPAGVGDAPVLDVVIPVYNEERDLGPCVRRLHRHLVGTFPYRFRITIADNASTDATPDVAASLAAALPEVRHARLEQKGRGRALRTVWSASDAPVLAYMDVDLSTDLNALLPLVAPLISGHSDLAIGSRLARSSRVVRGPKREFISRAYNLILRGSLQARFSDAQCGFKAIRRDVARVLLPLVEDTGWFFDTEMLVLAERAGLRIHEVPVDWVDDPDSTVHIVKTATDDLKGVWRVGRALAVGALPLDRLARPFGDDPRDRQVQGVPRGLARQLVGFCVVGALSTLVYLLLYSGFRTFTGSQVANALALLVSAVANTAANRRLTFGVRGRDRAVRHQAQGLVVFAIGLALTSGSLAALGAASADPAHSTELAVLVAANLAATVLRFLLFRAWVFPEPPAAASLPVPGAPDASRPTYDHELRTGR
- a CDS encoding antibiotic biosynthesis monooxygenase family protein; its protein translation is MPVFEPPYYAAVFTSVRTPGDNGYGATAERMSELVREIPGFLGEDSAVSEGGLRITVAYFRHEEGLKEWAGNGEHREAQRRGRAEWYESYSLHVAKVERSHGFERGE
- a CDS encoding sensor histidine kinase; amino-acid sequence: MSGRRQPRSLRKRLVITAVALIALVCAVIGTVTTISLHTYLYGQLDKQVRGAVVQSTGGPGPERQAQNLNFLAGPSRPGTIGALVESDGSVTEAAQSVADRDNPVVPLTHAQITALESVPQDGGTHSVSVPGLGDYRISSKPGGNTMVGLPETEVQDTLSTLIVVEVSVTAAGLVAASLAGAAMVGVALRPLRRVASTATRVSELPLHSGEVALHERVPDTEADPRTEVGQVGAALNRMLDHVNGALEARQQSETRVRQFVADASHELRTPLASIRGYAELTRRGREETGPDTRHALGRIESEAHRMTGLVEDLLLLARLDSGRPLSYEATDLSPLVVDALSDARAAGQDHAWRLELPDDPALVLADGQRIHQVLVNLLANARTHTPPGTTVTARVHRHGPWVCLDVQDNGPGIPPELLPHVFERFARGDTSRSRAHGSTGLGLAIVQAVAAAHGGAVTVDSVPGRTVFTVHLPACGEPVTHSQAGHSLTTPA
- a CDS encoding SSI family serine proteinase inhibitor, translating into MLRRIALTAAASAAALSAVPAAHADTGPLHLPQLFAKPAVEDQLRVAVTGTGDGRDGTYELECGPSGGTHPEPANACARLDELSANGRDPFAPSSPDSQCTMQYGGPATARVTGTWHGRPVDATYKRTDGCEISRWQGLIPVLPATGP